In Williamsia phyllosphaerae, the DNA window CGAGCTCTGGGAGCCTCCCGCGAGCTGAGCGAGCTCAGCTACCGAAACGAACCGGCGTCTGATCGACCGGGTACGCCGCCACCCGCATCTCCACGTAGCCGTCGCACGGACCGCCGTCGATGTCGGTGCGCCACACTCCCGCATAGCTGCCGTCGGCCTGTTTCGTGTAGGTCGCCACCGACCTCGCGGGCGCCCAGACCTTGGCCCGATCCGGGCCCTGATAGCAATCCCACTCCCAGTCGTAGACGTGAACCCAGCTCGTGCCGTTGAACACATACCTGGCCGGCTGCGGCAACGTCGGGTTCTTCGGAGCCGGGCCACCGCTGACCGTCGACACACACGGCGTGCCGGACCTGCACTCCGTGGTGAACGTGTAGACGTCGGAGAAGTCGGGCTCGCCCTGCCGGGCCGCCAGACTCGTCCCGTACTTCGAGGCGGCGAACCGCTTCAACGAGTACTGGCCGTCCCAGGACGGCTGCGCTGCACTCGCAGGCACCGCCCCGGAGACCAGCCACGCCGCGACCAGGACGACCACCACGAGCATCTTGCGCATACCGGAAGTCAACCATGTGCAGCGCCCGATCGGGGATCGTTCAGCCGTCGACGTAGGTCGCCAGGTGTTCGCCGGTGAGCGTCGACCGGGCCCGCACCAGGTCGGCCGGCGTGCCCTCGAAGACCACCTGTCCGCCGTCGTGACCGGCCCCGGGACCGAGGTCGATGATCCAGTCCGCGTGGGCCATCACCGCCTGGTGGTGCTCGATGACGATCACCGACTTACCGGAGTCGACCAGGCGGTCGAGCAGTCCGAGGAGGTTCTCCACATCGGCGAGGTGCAGGCCGGTCGTCGGCTCGTCCAACACGTAGACCTCGCCCTTGCCCGCCATCTGGGTGGCCAGCTTGATGCGCTGGCGTTCCCCGCCGGACAACGCCGTGAGGGGCTGACCCAGCTTGATGTAGCCGAGGCCGACGTCGACGAGGCGCTCCAGTATCTTGTGCGCCGCCGGCAGGGGCGCCGGACCGTCGCCGAAGAACACCTCGGCCTCGGCGGCCGACATCCCCAGGACCTCGCTGATGTTGCTGCCGCCCAACGTGTATTCGAGCACCGAGGCCTGGAATCGCTTGCCCTCGCACACCTCGCACGGCGTGGCGACGCCGGCCATCATCGCGAGGTCGGAGTAGATGACGCCGTTGCCGTTGCACGTCGGGCAGGCCCCTTCCGAATTGGCGCTGAACAGTGCCGGTTTGACGCCGTTCTCTTTCGCGAACGCCTTGCGGATGGGTTCGAGCAGTCCGGTGTAGGTCGCGGGGTTGCTGCGTCGGGACCCCTTGATGGGGGTCTGGTCGACCGCGATCACGCCGTCGAGTCCGGTGACCGACCCGTGGATCAGCGAACTCTTTCCCGAGCCCGCCACGCCGGTCAGGACCACCAGGACGCCCAGGGGGATGTCGACGTCGACGTCGCGCAGGTTGTGGGAGTCGGCGCCGCGCACCTCGAGGACCGTGGTCGCCGTGCGCAGCGTCGACTTCAGGGTCGCCCGATCGTCGAGATGCGTTCCGGTCAGCGTGCCGCTGGCCCGGAGGCCCTCGACGGTGCCCTCGAACATCACCTGTCCGCCGTCGGATCCCGCACGCGGTCCCAGGTCGACGATGTGATCGGCGATGACGATGGCCTCGGGCTTGTGCTCGACGACGAGCACGGTGTTGCCCTTGTCGCGCAGACGCAACAGCAGGTCGTTCATCCGCGCGATGTCGTGCGGGTGGAGTCCGATGGTCGGTTCGTCGAAGACATAGGTGACGTCGGTCAGCGACGATCCGAGATGACGGATCATCTTGGTGCGCTGCGCCTCGCCGCCGGACAGCGTTCCCGACGGGCGGTCGAGCGACAGGTACCCCAGCCCGATCTCGACGAACGAGTCCAGGGTCTGCCGCAGGGTGGTGAGCAGCGGCGCCACCGACGGTTCGTCGAGTCCACGCACCCACTCGGCGAGGTCGTTGATCTGCATCGCGCAGGCGTCCGCGATGTTGATGCCGTTGATCTTCGACGATCGAGCGCCCTCCGTGAGGCGTGTCCCGTCGCAGTCCGGACAGGTCTGAAAGTTCGTGGCACGCTCCACGAACGCGCGGATATGCGGTTGCAGGGACTCGACGTCCTTCGACAGCATCGACTTCTGGATCTTCGGGATCAGCCCCTCGTAGGTCAGGTTGATGCCCTCGACCTTGATCTTCGTCGGTTCCTTGTGGAGGAGGTCGTCGAGCTGTCTCTTGGTGAAGTCCTTGATCGGCTTGTCGGGGTCGAAGAACCCGCACCCGCTGAAGATCCGTCCGTACCAACCGTCCATCGTGTAGCCGGGAATCGTCAGGGCACCGTCGTTGAGCGACTTCTCGGCGTCGTAGAGCTGGGTGAGATCGATGTCGCTGACCGATCCGCGGCCCTCACATCGGGGACACATTCCACCGGTGATGGTGAACGTCTTGCGTACCTTGACGTCGCGGCCTCCCTTCGAGACGGTCGCGGCACCTGCGCCACTGGCAGACCCGACGTTGAACGAGAAGGCCTGAGCGGAACCGATATACGGCGTCCCGAGACGGCTGAACAGGATGCGCAGCAAAGAGTTGGCGTCGGTGGCCGTGCCGACCGTCGACCGCGGATCACCACCCATCCGCTGCTGGTCGACGATGATAGCCGTCGTCAGCCCGTCCATCAGATCGACCTCGGGTCGCGCGAGGGTGGGCATGAAGCCCTGCAGGAAGGCGCTGTAGGTCTCGTTGATCATGCGCTGCGACTCGGCGGCGATGGTGCTGAACACGAGCGAACTCTTACCCGACCCCGACACCCCGGTGAACACCGTCAGACGGCGTTTGGGGATCTCGACGCTGATGTCCTTGAGGTTGTTGACGCGTGCACCGTGCACTCGGATCAGGTCGTGGGTGTCGGCGACGTGGGGATCGGGCGTGGTCCTAGCCGTTCGCGTGGCCATGGTCTGAGGTTCTCCGTCTCGTCGATGCAGATCGTCTGGTGCAGTCAGGGTTCAGGCCGTCGATTCGGACATAATAGTGGCTCGTACGTCGCTCATCACGAGACTTCCTGTGCCACGATCGACGTCATGACCGACATGGACGGCATCGACGCGCAGGTCGCCCCGAGCGGAACCGGGTGCCTGGACTGTGAGACCGACGGCAGCTGGTGGTTCCATCTGCGGCGGTGCGCGCTGTGCGGCCACATCGGTTGTTGCGACGACTCGCTCAACGGGCATGCCACCGCACACGCGACGAGCACGGGCCATCCGATAGTGCAGAGCTTCGAACCCGGGGAGAGCTGGTTCTTCGACTACCGGACCGACGGCATGTTCACCGGACCGGTGCTGGCCCCACCGCATGAACACCCGAGCGCGCAGCCGACGCCGGGACCGGGCGATCGCGTGCCGGGCGATTGGCAGCAACTCCTCCTCGACCACCGCTCCCGCTAGACGATCGGTCGCCTCGGCTGCGCGTCGAGGTCACCGGCGGTCGATAATGGGCCGATGGGTGTCATCAACAGTCGGTTCCGGGGCAAACGTCGCGACGGGCCGCCCCTTCCTCCGGGCCAGTACCTGACCACCGACTTCCCGGTGCTCGCCACCGGCGCCACCCCTCGGGTGGTCACCGACCGGTGGTCGTTCTCCCTCACCACACCGGATGGGCAGGGCCACCGGTGGACGTGGCCGGAGTTCATTGCGCTACCCCAGCAGAAGATCGTGGTGGACATCCACTGCGTCACCCGGTGGTCGAAGCTCGGCACGGCGTGGACCGGCGTCTCCATCGACACCCTCCTCGACGCCGCAGGCGCCGACCTGTCATCCGTCAGCCATGTGATGGCGCACGCCTACGGCGGGTATACGACGAACGTTCCGTTGGCCGACCTCGTCGACGGTAAGGCGATGATCGCCCACACCTTCGACGGAAAACCTCTACATCCCGAACACGGCGGGCCCGCACGACTTCTCGTGCCGCACCTGTATTTCTGGAAGAGCGCGAAATGGGTCAACGAGCTGCACCTGCTGACCCAGGACGAGCCCGGCTTCTGGGAGGCCAACGGCTATCACATGTACGGCGACCCCTGGCAGGAGCAGCGCTATGCGTGAGGGGTTCGGTCGGTGACGACGTGGCAGGTGGCCACGGTGACGGCCGCCATCATGGAGACCCCCACCGCACGGTCGCTGTGGTTGTCGATCCCGGGCTTTCCCGGCGCGCAGGCGGGTCAGCACATCGACATCAGATTGACCGCACCCGACGGCTACTCGGCGTCGCGGTCGTATTCGCTGTCCGACGTCCGCGAGGGTGACACCGTCGCGGTCAGCGTCGAGGAACTCGACGACGGCGAGGTGTCGCCGTTCCTGGTGCGCGATCTCGAGGTCGGGGAGCAAGTCGAGATCGCCGGGCCGATCGGTGGGCACTTCGTGTGGTCGCCGCCGACGCCCGGCGCCGCACGGCCGATCCAGTTGGTGGCGGGTGGTTCCGGCATCGCCCCGTTGATGGCGATGGTGCGCCTGCGGGAGACCGCGGCCCCGGACGCCACGTTCCGTCTGCTGTACACGGCCCGTTCTCCCGAACACGTCTACTACCGCGACGAGTTCGCCGCGCTCACCGCACACCGACGGCTGCCGATCGACTGGTTCTACACGCGATCGGCTCCAGCCGACTCGGCCCGGCCGGCGGGCCGGATCACCCACGACGAGTTCCTGGCCTCGGTGATCCCGGTGGAGAGTCGTCCCCTGATCTACCTGTGCGGCGCCGAGGAATTCGTCGAGATGCTCGGTGAGTGGCTCGTCGACGCCGGCTACCCGACGAACTCGATCAGGATCGAGCGCTATCTCGCCGCGTGACGAGCGCACGTCCGTGACTCACACCTCTGCGGCCAGAGCCCGTCCGGCCTGTCGTCCGCCGAACAGGCAACCACCGAGGAATGTCCCCTCAAGCGATCGGTAGCCGTGCACCCCGCCACCACCGAAACCGGCGATCTCACCGGCGGCCCACAGGCCGGGAACCGCGGACTGCTCTGCGTTCTGCACCCGACCGGCCAGGTCGGTCTGGAGTCCGCCGAGCGTCTTGCGGGTGACGATGTTGAGTCGAACCGCGATCAACGGACCGGCCTTGGGGTCGAGGATCTTGTGCGGAGCCGCCGTCCGCGCGATCCGCTCCCCCCGTGACCGACGCGAGTTGTGGATCGCCGAGATCTGCAGGTCCTTGGTGAACGGGTTGTCGATCTCGCGGTCCCTGGCCACGATCTGGCGGCGGAGGTCGTCGTGGACGATCAGCTCGGTCCCGGTGATCCGGTTCATGCCGTCGACGAGCTCGGTCAGCGTGTCGGCGACGACGAAGTCCTCGCCGTGCTCCTTGAACGCCTCGACGGGTCCGCTCGCACCCGGCAGCACTCGACTCAGGACCAGCTTGAGGTCCTTGCCGGTGATGTCGGGGTTCTGCTCCGACCCCGACAACGCGAACTCCTTCTCCACGATCTTCTGCGTGAGGACGAACCACGAGTAGTCGAACCCGGTGTCCTGGATGGCTTTCAACGTCCCGAGAGTGTCGAAGCCGGGGAAGTTGGGCACCGGAAACCGTTGCCCGCGGGCGTCGAACCACATCGACGACGGTCCCGGGATGATGCGGATCCCGTGGTTCGCCCAGATCGGATCCCAGTTCTTGATGCCCTCGGTGTAGTGCCACATGCGGTCACGGTTGACCAGCCGGGCGCCCGCGGTGGCGCTGATCCCGAGCATGCGACCGTCGACGTGTTCGGGCACCCCGGAGATCATCGACGCCGGCGCCGTCCCGAGACGCTCGGGCCAGTTGGCACGCACCAGTTCGTGATTCGCACCGATTCCGCCGGCCGTCACGAGCACGGCCGACGCCGACAGGTCGAAGTCCCCGGTGACCACGCGTGAGCTCCTGCTCCCGCGGACGGCACCGCTGGGCTCGAGCACCGCGCCGCGCACGCCGGTCACCGCGCCGCCGGACACGACGAGCTCGTCCACACGGTGGCGGAAGGCGAAGGTCACGAGCCCGCGGTCGGCCGCCGCACGCACCCGCCGTTCGAAGGGCGCGACGACACCCGGCCCGGTCCCCCACGTGAGATGGAAACGCGGAACCGAGTTGCCGTGCCCCTCGGCCAGATAACCGCCGCGCTCGGCCCATCCCACGATCGGTACCCACCGCACGCCCTGGGCGTGCAACCACGAGCGTTTCTCGCCGGCGGCGAAGTGCACGTAGGCCTCGGCCCACCGACAGCCCCAGTAGTCCTCGCCGGACGGGTCGTCGATGCCGCGATCGAAGGTCGCACTGCCGAGCCAGTCCTGCCAGGCGAGTTCGGGCGAGTCCTTGATGCCCATGCGTCGCTGCTCCGGGGTGTCGATCATGAACAGCCCGCCGAGGGACCAGAACGCCTGACCGCCCAGGTTCGCGGCCGGCTCCTGATCGAGGAGCAGCACTCGCTTGCCCGCATCGGCCAACTCGGCGGTGGCGACCAGACCCGCCAGACCCGCACCGACCACGATCACATCTGCGTTCACGTTCTCTCCTTATCGCGACTTCGACCTCTCGTGAGAGAGTGTCGTGGATGACAACCTGACGCAATGATCAGCGCGTTCTCCACCATCCGGTTTGTCACCCGGTGATGAATCCGAGACGGGAACGACGATGAGCACCGCACGTGGACGCACCGTCACACGACTAAAGGACGAACTGCCCGTGCTCGTCGCCCGGTCGGTCGATGCCGTGCGGGAGGCGATTCCCGCCTATCGCGACCTGCGGGGTCCACAACTCGACGAGGTCGAGAACATCGCGAGGGCATCCCTGCACCGGTTGCTCGAACTGTGGATCGATGACGGCGACATCGAACGGGACCGTCCCGCGTTCCGCGCGATAGGCACCGCTCGCGCCGCCGACGGACGGCCGCTGACCGACATCCTGCGCGCCTATCGCGTCGCGGCCGACGTGTTCGTGCGGCACGTCGTCGACCACCACCTCGACGAGCTGGAACCGGCCGACGTCGCCGACCTCAGCCTGCTGGTGCTCCGCACCCTCGACGCGGTCTCCGAGGCGATCATCGACGCCTACACCGCGTACCGCGATCGTCTGACCTCTGATCGCGGACAGGCGCAGGCCGCGTTCCTCGACGATCTCCTCGCCGGTCGACAGAACTCGTCCGGTGCGATCGCCGACCGTAGTCGGCAACTCGATCTCGTCCTCGCCGGACGCCCACGGCTGCTGATCGTCGCCGCAACCGACCCTGCGGATTCGGTGTCCGACGACGACCTCGACACGATCCTCCGAGCGCTCGGCGCGTCGCCGCACACCGACCAATCCGACCCCGCGCCGCGCGCCCACCTGTGCACGAGGCGCGGGACCCGGGGAATCCTGCTGCTGTCCGGCCCGGTCGACCGCGCCGTTCTCGACACCGTCTGCGCCGCATCCGATCTGCGTGGCTGCCTGATGCCGGGACGGCCGATCGCCGACGTCGCCGCCACCTACCGGTTGGCCTGCGACGGACTCGACACCGCACCGGGACACGCGTTCGCGGACCGGGAGTTGCTCGACGACGGGGACTGTCAGCTGCTCGTGCTCCTGACCGCGCGCGCGACGGCCGACACCGATGCGGTCGTGTCATCGGTGCTCGGCCCGCTGCGCGATCCTTCCAACTCGCACCTGCTCGACGGTGTGCGGGCGTTCATCTCGACCGGCACCGCGACGGCGGCCGCCGCGGAGCTGCACGTGCACCCGCAGACGTTGCGGTACCGACTACGTCGCGCCCGGGAGTTGACCGGCCGCGATCCGCGACACGCCTGGCATCGCCTCGCCCTGGACACGGCCATCCAGTTGCGACAACTGGACGGAGCCCTCAGGACTCGGTGATCTGTCGCTCGAGGTCGGCGATCCGGGAGCGCAACTCGGCCGTCTCGGCGGCGTGCGCCTGGTTGAGGTCACGCACGTAGTCGCGGTCGTACTGCGGGACCAGGCTTCGCGAACAGTTCCAGTCGAACGCCTCGATCGTGATGATGATGCTGCGCTCGGCCCGGGCCGCGATCCGGCTGTCACCGACAGTCATCAGCCGCTCCAACAGATCCGGGTCATCCGCCGCGTCGACGACCCGCGCGCGACCGAACAGTTTGAGTCGGATCTTGCGGGGGTAGTCCGCCACGAACATCGCGATCCGGCCGTTGTCGTCGATGTTGCCGACCGACACGAACTGGGCGTTGCCGTGGAAGTCGGCGAAGCCGATGGTGTTGTCGCCCAGATGGTGCAGGAACCCGCGCGGACCACTGCGGTACTGGATGTACGGGTGGCCGCCGGCCGTGACCGTCGCCAGATGGAACTGGAACACGCCGACCAGCAGCGCGATCTCCCGCTCGTCGAGATGATCCGGCCCGTCGTCGTCACGTTCGGTGGTCGCCCCGTACACCTCGTAGCTGCCGTCGACCCTTTGCCGCTCGAGTGCGCCGTGACCGAACATGAGGCGCGCATAGCGGTTCGACACGACCACCCGCCTTCCCGTCGATCAGTCATGAGCCGACACCTCGGAGAGCACCTGCTCACCGAAAGGTACTCGGTCGGCTCCACCGCGGTGATAGACACATACCTCGGGACGTTCACTGCGAGAGGCGGATGACATGGCGATCCAATCGTGGTCACACATCGGGATCTGCTGCTCCGATCTCGACCGATCGACGGCGTTCTACGTCAACGTGCTCGGCTTCCGTGAGCTCTTCACGATGGACCTCGGCCCCGAGTTCGCCGCGACGATGGAGATCGACGGCCAGTTCACCTCGCGGATGCTGGCGCGTCCGGACATGCGGCTGGAACTGGTGCGTTGGACCGCGCCAGAGGGCATGGGCGAGCGCGAACGGCGCCCGATGAACCAGTTCGGTTTCACCCATCTCGCCTTCCGCGTGGAGGCGATCGACGATCTGTGGGAACTCGCCGAAGAGCACGGCGGAACTGCGCAGCGTCACACCGTCTCGCGAATGGAGGGCGCCGGCGGATCGGTCACCGGCGCGGTCTATCTGACCGATCCGGACGGTGTGCGCATCGAGTGCATGGCGGGCGTCCCGGATCTGTCCACCCTCTGATCAGAGCCCGCTCAGCGCCGGCTCGGATCGACGATCGAAGCCACTATCTCGCGGGTGGCGACCTTTCCCTCGGGGGTCGGCAGGACCGGGTAGACGTGGATGGCTCCCTCGCACTGTGTCAGTCGCGCCTGTCCCCCGCCGTCGACAATCATGCGCGTCAGGGCGAGTACGTCGGGCAGGAACAGATCGCGGGTACCGCACCAGATGTCGATCGGTGGGAGCCCGCGCAGCGGCCCGCGGATGGGACTGACCCGCGGGTCGTCGAGCGGCAGGTCACCGGCCCACGCACGCGCCGCCTCCCGCAGCCCGACGGAGCTGAGCCACGGGTCGCGTTCCTCGACCGCGGCGATCTCCGGATTGGACAACGTCGCGTCGAGCCACGGCGACACGAGCACGACCTGTGCCGGAAGGGGCAGGTCCGGTATCGGCAACTGTTGGACAAAACCCAGCGCGAGGCCGGCGCCCGCCGAATCGCCCATCAGCGTGATCTGCGAGGGGTCCGCGTCGGTGAGCAACCGCCGGTACACCGACCCGACGAGGTCGTAGGCCTGCACCGCGGTGTGCTGCGGCGCCAGACCGTAGATCGGGACGTCGACGCGGACCCCGGCGTCGACCAGCCTGCTGATGAAACCGTAGTGCTGCGGGGCGATCTCGGAGATGTAGGCGCCGCCGTGCAGGTACAGCACCGACCTGCTCCACCGACCGTCCTTCGGCACGATGCGATGGACGTCGAAGTTCGATTCCCGATAGTGCGTGACGGTGTGACGGCTGCGGATCGCTGCCGTCGGCTCGGCCGAGCCCTTCGGGCCGTGGATACGTCGTTGCGCGCGAGCGGGCGTCGACATCTGGAGTTTGCGGGTCAGCCGCATGACACCCGCGACCAGCCGCATCTGAAGGCTCATCTCCTCAGCCGGCCAGCGATCGACTGATCACGAGCCGTTGGATCTGATTGGTCCCCTCGAAGATCTGGGTGACCTTGGCGTCACGCATGTACCGCTCGACCCGGAAGTCCCTGGTGTACCCGTACCCACCGAGGACCTGAACGGCGTCGGTGGTCACATTCATCGCGGCGTCGGTCGCGATGAGTTTTGCGACCGACGCGTTGCGCGAGTAGGGCAGGCCCGCATCACGCCGCCGGGCGGCGTCGAGGTACGTCGCCCGCGCGGAGTCGACGGCGGCGGCCATGTCGGCGAGCACGAACCCGAGACCCTGATGGTCGATGATCTTGCGGCCGAACGTCGAACGTTCCTTCGCGTACGCGACCGCGTCGTCGAGAGCGGCCTGCGCGATACCGACCGCGACCGCCGCGATCCCCAGGCGCCCCGAGTCGAGCGCCGAGAACGCGATCTGCAGGCCCTGTCCCTCCGCGCCGATCAGTCGGTCGGCGTCGACGTGGGCGCCGTCGTAGTGCGCGGAGGTGGTGGGGATCGCGTGCAGGCCCATCTTCTCCTCGGGCCTGCCGAAGGTCAGGTTCGGTGTGTCGGACGGGACGAGGAAGCAGGAGATCCCCTTCGAGCCCTCACCGGTGCGGGCGAAGAGGTTGTAGAAGTCAGCGACCCCGCCGTGGGTGATCCACGCCTTGGCGCCGTCGATGACGTAGTGGTCCCCGGCCGCGACAGCTCGACACGTCAGCGCGGCGGCGTCGGAGCCGGCCTGCGGTTCGGACAGGCTGTAGGCGCCGATGGTGCCGCCGCCGAGCATGTCGGGCAGCCATCGCGACTTCTGCTCGTCGCTGCCGAAGGCGCTCACCGGGTAGCAGGCCAGCCCGTGCACGCTCGCCGCGACCGCGACCGCGGCCCACGACGCGGCGAGTTCCTCGAGCACCTGGAGGTAGACCTCGTACGGCTGACCGCCGCCACCCCACTCCTCGGGATACGGCAGACTCAGCAATCCGGCCTCACCCAGCGTCGCGAACACACCGTCGGGGTACTGCTCCCGTTTCTCGTGGTCGTCGACGATGGGGTCGAGCGTCTTGGCCGCGATGTCCCTGGTCAACTGGATCAGCTCGCGTGCCTCGTCGGTGGGCAACAATCGGTCAACGGCCACAACCAGCTCCTCGGTGTTCGGCGACCGGCCTGTCGACCGACGCACGGTCGATGTAACCACGCAGTCCCACCGGTCCTCCTCGTCCGCCCCATTACGATCGTCAATGGAGTCGTAGACACGTGCAGACATCGCGAATGCGGCCCGCCCGCCCGCGGAGAGGACTCACCGATGAGCTCGCATGAACCGATGGAACCGCTGTCCCCCAGCTACCTGGCGTCCGACCTGTTCGGTTACCAGGCCGCGCTGACCGACGAGGAGAGCGAGATCATCCTCCGGGTGCGACGCTTCCTCGCCGAGGAGGTGGCGCCGCGGGCGAACGAGTTCTGGGAGAAGGGCGAGTCGCCTCGGCACCTGCTGCCGCGCCTGGCCGAGCTCGACATCGTCGGACTCGGTTACGAGTTCGACGGGCGCAAACCGCACCGCAAGGTGCTCACCGGATGGCTCGGTCTGGAGTTCGCGCGGGTCGACCCGTCCACCGGGACGATGTTCGGCGTGCACAGCGGCCTCGCGATGAGCAGCATCTCGATCCTGGGATCGGCCGAGCAGCGCGACCGCTGGCTCCCCGCGATGCGCCGCATGGAACTCGTCGGCGCATTCGGGCTCTCCGAGCCCGACGGTGGTTCCGATGTTGCCGGCGGACTGTCGACCACCGCCCGTCGCGACGGCGACGACTGGATCCTGAACGGCAGCAAGCGATGGATCGGTAACGCCACCTTCGCCGACCTCGTGATCGTCTACGCGAAGGACGAGGAGGACGGCGAGGTCAAGGGTTTCGTCGTGGAGAAGGACTTCGACGGATTCCGGGCGGAGAAGATCGAACACAAGTACTCGCTGCGCGCCGTCGAGAACGCCGACCTCTACTTCGAGGACTGCCGGGTGCCCGGCGCCAACAAGCTCGAGAACGCCAACTCCTTCGCCGA includes these proteins:
- a CDS encoding UBP-type zinc finger domain-containing protein, whose protein sequence is MTDMDGIDAQVAPSGTGCLDCETDGSWWFHLRRCALCGHIGCCDDSLNGHATAHATSTGHPIVQSFEPGESWFFDYRTDGMFTGPVLAPPHEHPSAQPTPGPGDRVPGDWQQLLLDHRSR
- a CDS encoding pyridoxamine 5'-phosphate oxidase family protein, producing the protein MSNRYARLMFGHGALERQRVDGSYEVYGATTERDDDGPDHLDEREIALLVGVFQFHLATVTAGGHPYIQYRSGPRGFLHHLGDNTIGFADFHGNAQFVSVGNIDDNGRIAMFVADYPRKIRLKLFGRARVVDAADDPDLLERLMTVGDSRIAARAERSIIITIEAFDWNCSRSLVPQYDRDYVRDLNQAHAAETAELRSRIADLERQITES
- a CDS encoding VOC family protein translates to MAIQSWSHIGICCSDLDRSTAFYVNVLGFRELFTMDLGPEFAATMEIDGQFTSRMLARPDMRLELVRWTAPEGMGERERRPMNQFGFTHLAFRVEAIDDLWELAEEHGGTAQRHTVSRMEGAGGSVTGAVYLTDPDGVRIECMAGVPDLSTL
- a CDS encoding sulfite oxidase-like oxidoreductase, translating into MGVINSRFRGKRRDGPPLPPGQYLTTDFPVLATGATPRVVTDRWSFSLTTPDGQGHRWTWPEFIALPQQKIVVDIHCVTRWSKLGTAWTGVSIDTLLDAAGADLSSVSHVMAHAYGGYTTNVPLADLVDGKAMIAHTFDGKPLHPEHGGPARLLVPHLYFWKSAKWVNELHLLTQDEPGFWEANGYHMYGDPWQEQRYA
- a CDS encoding ATP-binding cassette domain-containing protein yields the protein MATRTARTTPDPHVADTHDLIRVHGARVNNLKDISVEIPKRRLTVFTGVSGSGKSSLVFSTIAAESQRMINETYSAFLQGFMPTLARPEVDLMDGLTTAIIVDQQRMGGDPRSTVGTATDANSLLRILFSRLGTPYIGSAQAFSFNVGSASGAGAATVSKGGRDVKVRKTFTITGGMCPRCEGRGSVSDIDLTQLYDAEKSLNDGALTIPGYTMDGWYGRIFSGCGFFDPDKPIKDFTKRQLDDLLHKEPTKIKVEGINLTYEGLIPKIQKSMLSKDVESLQPHIRAFVERATNFQTCPDCDGTRLTEGARSSKINGINIADACAMQINDLAEWVRGLDEPSVAPLLTTLRQTLDSFVEIGLGYLSLDRPSGTLSGGEAQRTKMIRHLGSSLTDVTYVFDEPTIGLHPHDIARMNDLLLRLRDKGNTVLVVEHKPEAIVIADHIVDLGPRAGSDGGQVMFEGTVEGLRASGTLTGTHLDDRATLKSTLRTATTVLEVRGADSHNLRDVDVDIPLGVLVVLTGVAGSGKSSLIHGSVTGLDGVIAVDQTPIKGSRRSNPATYTGLLEPIRKAFAKENGVKPALFSANSEGACPTCNGNGVIYSDLAMMAGVATPCEVCEGKRFQASVLEYTLGGSNISEVLGMSAAEAEVFFGDGPAPLPAAHKILERLVDVGLGYIKLGQPLTALSGGERQRIKLATQMAGKGEVYVLDEPTTGLHLADVENLLGLLDRLVDSGKSVIVIEHHQAVMAHADWIIDLGPGAGHDGGQVVFEGTPADLVRARSTLTGEHLATYVDG
- a CDS encoding FAD-binding oxidoreductase, whose amino-acid sequence is MTTWQVATVTAAIMETPTARSLWLSIPGFPGAQAGQHIDIRLTAPDGYSASRSYSLSDVREGDTVAVSVEELDDGEVSPFLVRDLEVGEQVEIAGPIGGHFVWSPPTPGAARPIQLVAGGSGIAPLMAMVRLRETAAPDATFRLLYTARSPEHVYYRDEFAALTAHRRLPIDWFYTRSAPADSARPAGRITHDEFLASVIPVESRPLIYLCGAEEFVEMLGEWLVDAGYPTNSIRIERYLAA
- a CDS encoding FAD-binding dehydrogenase; amino-acid sequence: MNADVIVVGAGLAGLVATAELADAGKRVLLLDQEPAANLGGQAFWSLGGLFMIDTPEQRRMGIKDSPELAWQDWLGSATFDRGIDDPSGEDYWGCRWAEAYVHFAAGEKRSWLHAQGVRWVPIVGWAERGGYLAEGHGNSVPRFHLTWGTGPGVVAPFERRVRAAADRGLVTFAFRHRVDELVVSGGAVTGVRGAVLEPSGAVRGSRSSRVVTGDFDLSASAVLVTAGGIGANHELVRANWPERLGTAPASMISGVPEHVDGRMLGISATAGARLVNRDRMWHYTEGIKNWDPIWANHGIRIIPGPSSMWFDARGQRFPVPNFPGFDTLGTLKAIQDTGFDYSWFVLTQKIVEKEFALSGSEQNPDITGKDLKLVLSRVLPGASGPVEAFKEHGEDFVVADTLTELVDGMNRITGTELIVHDDLRRQIVARDREIDNPFTKDLQISAIHNSRRSRGERIARTAAPHKILDPKAGPLIAVRLNIVTRKTLGGLQTDLAGRVQNAEQSAVPGLWAAGEIAGFGGGGVHGYRSLEGTFLGGCLFGGRQAGRALAAEV
- a CDS encoding alpha/beta hydrolase fold domain-containing protein; this translates as MSLQMRLVAGVMRLTRKLQMSTPARAQRRIHGPKGSAEPTAAIRSRHTVTHYRESNFDVHRIVPKDGRWSRSVLYLHGGAYISEIAPQHYGFISRLVDAGVRVDVPIYGLAPQHTAVQAYDLVGSVYRRLLTDADPSQITLMGDSAGAGLALGFVQQLPIPDLPLPAQVVLVSPWLDATLSNPEIAAVEERDPWLSSVGLREAARAWAGDLPLDDPRVSPIRGPLRGLPPIDIWCGTRDLFLPDVLALTRMIVDGGGQARLTQCEGAIHVYPVLPTPEGKVATREIVASIVDPSRR
- a CDS encoding PucR family transcriptional regulator, whose amino-acid sequence is MSTARGRTVTRLKDELPVLVARSVDAVREAIPAYRDLRGPQLDEVENIARASLHRLLELWIDDGDIERDRPAFRAIGTARAADGRPLTDILRAYRVAADVFVRHVVDHHLDELEPADVADLSLLVLRTLDAVSEAIIDAYTAYRDRLTSDRGQAQAAFLDDLLAGRQNSSGAIADRSRQLDLVLAGRPRLLIVAATDPADSVSDDDLDTILRALGASPHTDQSDPAPRAHLCTRRGTRGILLLSGPVDRAVLDTVCAASDLRGCLMPGRPIADVAATYRLACDGLDTAPGHAFADRELLDDGDCQLLVLLTARATADTDAVVSSVLGPLRDPSNSHLLDGVRAFISTGTATAAAAELHVHPQTLRYRLRRARELTGRDPRHAWHRLALDTAIQLRQLDGALRTR